Proteins encoded in a region of the Pseudomonas viciae genome:
- the def gene encoding peptide deformylase: MIREILKMGDERLLRIAAPVPPEMFDSPELWQLIDDMFQTMESVGGVGLAAPQIGVDLQLVIFGFEHSERYPDAEAVPQTILINPLITPLGPLMEEGFEGCLSVPGLRGAVDRYQHIRYEGFDPKGEPVVRAASGFHARVVQHECDHLIGRLYPSRITDFSKFGFTEVMFPDLDPAADD, from the coding sequence ATGATTCGTGAAATCCTGAAAATGGGCGACGAACGCCTGCTGCGCATCGCCGCGCCGGTGCCGCCGGAAATGTTCGACAGCCCGGAGTTGTGGCAACTGATCGACGACATGTTCCAGACCATGGAAAGCGTTGGCGGCGTTGGCCTGGCGGCGCCGCAGATCGGGGTTGACCTGCAATTGGTGATCTTCGGCTTCGAGCACAGCGAACGCTACCCCGACGCCGAGGCCGTGCCCCAGACGATCCTGATCAACCCGTTGATTACACCGCTAGGCCCACTGATGGAGGAGGGCTTCGAAGGCTGTCTGTCGGTGCCGGGCTTGCGAGGGGCGGTGGATCGCTACCAGCATATTCGCTACGAAGGGTTTGACCCGAAGGGCGAGCCGGTGGTGCGGGCGGCCTCAGGCTTCCATGCGCGGGTGGTGCAACATGAATGCGATCACCTGATCGGACGCTTGTACCCTTCGCGGATCACGGATTTCAGCAAGTTCGGGTTTACCGAGGTGATGTTTCCGGATCTGGATCCGGCTGCAGACGATTGA
- a CDS encoding GNAT family N-acetyltransferase — MSEIHYTQLEEPLWPLMNKFYRTHQSSMKAVREAQLWVARRDEIVAALCLRPVTGGHWLTGLLVDPAYRAQGIAARLIAEAVKDVNEPVWLFCHPDLRDFYERRGFSFDPELPYAMAERLSRYARSKPMIAMGLELNTLS; from the coding sequence ATGTCCGAAATCCATTACACACAGCTCGAAGAGCCGCTGTGGCCGCTGATGAACAAGTTTTACCGCACCCACCAATCCTCGATGAAAGCGGTTCGGGAAGCTCAACTGTGGGTGGCACGGCGGGATGAAATCGTCGCGGCGCTGTGTCTGCGCCCGGTGACGGGCGGGCATTGGTTGACGGGGTTGCTGGTCGACCCGGCGTACCGTGCACAAGGGATTGCGGCGCGGTTGATCGCTGAAGCGGTGAAAGACGTGAATGAGCCGGTGTGGCTGTTCTGCCATCCGGATTTGCGCGATTTTTATGAACGGCGCGGGTTCAGCTTCGATCCCGAACTGCCGTATGCGATGGCTGAGCGTTTGAGCCGATATGCGCGCAGCAAGCCGATGATTGCGATGGGGTTGGAGCTAAATACCCTGTCCTGA